In Candidatus Eisenbacteria bacterium, one genomic interval encodes:
- a CDS encoding 4Fe-4S dicluster domain-containing protein, producing the protein MHAPGAEISREVLWNIKGTGFPIGPILMYSFAAITIFLFFRGLSRSGFFNRLKIAKLATGTDVDRTGNPWGRFWFTAADVFAHRRILKEPYQGLFHFFILWGFIALLITTTIVFLQADLIYPVWKVWFMKDAFYLGLSLFADLFGLLAITGVSMALARRLFFKPKWLDEKPEDNIILWSFLGILVTGFIVEGLRLQATEVNPANPMHAHIWTSPVGRMLAYLLSGMSLSAIYITHKILWWFHILGAFAFIVFIAYSKLFHMITTPVNIYLRARTAQPPIKTMPPESFEDAETFGIHNIEEYSRKDLFDSEACMRCGRCVEACPAFMTDKPLVPRDIIQDLRTYLEAKAKMVTGDDGIYKIVPDEAYKGPALIGDTIKKETIWSCVTCMACVEACPAYILQFPKLIDLRRYLVMMESDFPAGVADTFKGMESQSNPWGLGAHTRAEWADGLDVPLLSEKGEAEYLFYVGCAGALDDLNKKNAVAMVKILKAAGVDFAILGTEEGCCGDSAKKMGNEYLYQMLATANIEKFKEYKVKKIITLCPHGYNLLKHDYKELDGDYEVYHYTEILDTLIKEGKLALKNPIDHLGTITYHDSCYLGRYNNIYDQPRNILKALNSGPIVEMKDHHRKSFCCGAGGGRMWMEEDLGTRINHTRTKEVLDAGAKTVCTACPFCHTMLSDGIKELNLEEKLTAVDIAPLVAKAAGL; encoded by the coding sequence ATGCACGCGCCAGGGGCGGAAATCTCAAGAGAAGTTCTATGGAATATCAAGGGGACGGGCTTTCCCATCGGCCCCATCCTCATGTACAGTTTCGCGGCCATCACCATTTTCCTCTTCTTTCGCGGCCTGTCGCGCAGCGGCTTCTTCAACCGTCTGAAAATCGCAAAGCTGGCCACCGGGACCGATGTGGATCGAACCGGCAATCCCTGGGGACGATTTTGGTTTACAGCCGCAGATGTCTTCGCCCACCGGCGAATCCTGAAGGAACCCTACCAGGGCCTCTTTCACTTCTTCATTCTCTGGGGTTTCATCGCCCTCCTCATCACAACGACCATTGTCTTTCTTCAGGCCGATCTTATCTATCCCGTCTGGAAAGTCTGGTTTATGAAGGATGCTTTTTATCTCGGGCTTTCCCTCTTTGCCGATCTTTTCGGCCTCCTCGCCATCACCGGCGTCTCAATGGCCTTGGCCAGGAGACTCTTCTTCAAACCCAAATGGTTGGATGAGAAACCGGAAGATAATATCATCCTGTGGTCCTTTCTCGGCATCCTAGTCACCGGGTTCATTGTAGAAGGACTGCGGCTGCAGGCGACGGAGGTCAATCCGGCGAACCCGATGCATGCCCATATCTGGACCTCACCGGTGGGAAGGATGCTCGCCTACCTCCTATCGGGGATGAGTCTCTCCGCCATTTATATAACGCACAAGATTCTTTGGTGGTTTCATATTCTCGGCGCTTTCGCCTTTATTGTTTTCATCGCCTACTCAAAACTTTTCCACATGATCACCACACCGGTGAATATCTATCTGCGGGCCCGGACCGCCCAGCCCCCCATCAAGACAATGCCGCCCGAGTCCTTCGAAGACGCTGAGACCTTCGGCATTCACAATATCGAGGAGTACTCCCGAAAGGATCTCTTTGACAGTGAGGCCTGCATGCGTTGCGGGCGGTGCGTCGAGGCCTGCCCCGCCTTCATGACCGATAAGCCGCTGGTGCCGAGAGATATCATCCAGGATCTCCGCACCTATCTCGAGGCGAAGGCGAAGATGGTCACCGGTGACGACGGCATTTACAAAATCGTGCCGGATGAAGCTTACAAGGGCCCGGCATTGATCGGGGATACTATCAAAAAGGAAACGATCTGGTCTTGCGTCACCTGTATGGCCTGCGTGGAGGCCTGCCCCGCCTATATCCTCCAGTTCCCGAAATTGATCGATCTGCGGCGATATCTCGTCATGATGGAGTCGGATTTCCCCGCGGGGGTCGCCGACACCTTCAAAGGGATGGAAAGCCAATCCAATCCGTGGGGTCTCGGGGCGCATACCCGGGCCGAATGGGCCGATGGTTTGGATGTCCCGCTGCTGTCGGAGAAGGGTGAAGCCGAGTATCTCTTTTATGTCGGCTGCGCCGGTGCTCTGGATGACCTAAACAAAAAGAATGCCGTCGCCATGGTGAAGATCCTCAAGGCGGCCGGCGTCGACTTCGCCATCCTGGGCACAGAAGAGGGCTGCTGCGGCGATTCCGCAAAGAAGATGGGTAACGAGTACCTTTATCAGATGCTCGCAACGGCAAATATCGAAAAGTTTAAAGAGTACAAGGTCAAAAAGATCATCACGCTTTGTCCTCACGGCTATAACCTGCTCAAGCATGACTACAAGGAGCTCGACGGCGATTACGAGGTTTATCATTACACCGAGATTCTCGACACCCTGATAAAAGAGGGCAAGCTCGCGCTGAAGAATCCCATTGATCATCTCGGAACCATCACCTACCACGACTCCTGCTACCTTGGACGGTATAACAATATCTATGATCAGCCCCGGAATATTCTCAAAGCCCTCAACTCCGGCCCCATCGTGGAGATGAAAGATCACCACCGCAAGAGCTTCTGTTGCGGAGCCGGCGGCGGGCGTATGTGGATGGAGGAAGATCTGGGGACAAGGATCAATCACACGCGAACAAAAGAAGTCCTGGACGCCGGCGCCAAAACGGTCTGCACGGCCTGTCCCTTCTGCCATACGATGCTCTCCGACGGGATCAAGGAACTCAATCTCGAGGAAAAGCTCACCGCGGTCGACATCGCGCCATTGGTGGCGAAGGCGGCGGGGCTGTAG
- the dxs gene encoding 1-deoxy-D-xylulose-5-phosphate synthase, translating into MLSRINSPADLRALTPAELVTLCQEIRDYIVPIVTRVGGHLAPSLGVVELTVALHRVFETPRDKMVWDVGHQSYIHKVLTGRRDEMKTIRQAGGLSGFCKRMESPYDAFGAGHASTAISSALGIAIARDLADENYKVLAVVGDGGMTGGLSYEGLNNAGSAETDFVVILNDNAMSISPNVGALSKHLSHMISSPLFNRVKDEVWKLTEFMPATGAVRQTVRKLEESLKTLMVPGMFFEDLGFRYLGPLDGHNVKSLVNVLERVRGMKGAILVHVLTTKGKGLPSAEGDPVKYHGVKPLAAAVTSESGKVKAAPNGPAYTNVFSGAMLRLAELFPEMVAVTAAMAEGTGLHNFAEKHPGRFFDVGIAEAHAVCFSAGMAAQGLRPVTAIYSTFLQRAFDQVIHDVALQKLPVVFALDRAGIVGEDGPTHHGAFDLSYLGCVPNMILCAPRNGRELCNLLYTGLMQKENPFAVRYPRVSIPEQGPLDDSFEEIPLGSWEVMREGKDLCILAVGTMAGVAEEAVPILDRAGLTPTLVNARFINPMDEKFLNRMLDKHRTIVTMEENVLNGGFGAKVARWLNDMPETPAHRRIHIGLPDEFVTHGSRSFLLKTLGLDAEGVAGRILAGIQTDVTLQQR; encoded by the coding sequence CTGCTGAGCCGGATTAATTCACCGGCCGACCTTCGAGCCCTTACACCCGCCGAACTGGTTACCCTCTGTCAAGAAATCCGGGACTACATCGTACCGATCGTAACCCGTGTCGGCGGGCATCTGGCTCCCAGCCTCGGGGTGGTGGAGTTGACGGTCGCTCTCCACAGGGTCTTTGAAACCCCGCGGGATAAAATGGTCTGGGATGTCGGCCATCAGAGCTACATCCACAAGGTATTGACCGGCCGGCGCGATGAGATGAAGACCATCCGCCAAGCCGGCGGGCTCAGCGGCTTCTGTAAGCGGATGGAATCTCCCTACGATGCCTTCGGCGCCGGTCACGCTTCCACCGCCATCTCCTCGGCGCTGGGGATAGCGATTGCGCGCGATCTGGCGGATGAGAATTACAAAGTCCTCGCCGTGGTCGGTGACGGGGGGATGACCGGCGGTCTGTCGTATGAGGGTCTTAATAATGCCGGATCGGCCGAGACCGACTTCGTCGTCATCCTGAATGATAATGCGATGTCGATCTCCCCGAACGTCGGGGCCCTGTCAAAGCACCTGTCGCACATGATCTCAAGCCCCCTCTTCAATCGCGTTAAAGACGAAGTCTGGAAACTCACGGAATTTATGCCGGCGACCGGCGCCGTCCGCCAGACGGTGCGCAAGTTGGAGGAGAGCCTGAAGACCCTCATGGTTCCCGGGATGTTCTTTGAGGATTTGGGATTCCGCTATCTCGGCCCGCTCGACGGGCATAATGTGAAAAGTCTCGTCAATGTTCTTGAGCGGGTGCGGGGAATGAAAGGTGCGATCCTGGTTCATGTTCTCACCACGAAAGGGAAGGGGCTGCCATCAGCGGAGGGGGATCCCGTCAAGTATCACGGTGTTAAACCTCTGGCGGCGGCGGTAACATCTGAAAGCGGCAAGGTCAAGGCGGCGCCCAACGGCCCTGCTTATACAAATGTATTTTCCGGCGCGATGCTCAGATTAGCCGAGCTTTTCCCCGAGATGGTGGCCGTGACCGCCGCGATGGCGGAAGGCACAGGGTTGCACAATTTTGCCGAGAAACACCCCGGCCGTTTTTTCGATGTCGGTATCGCCGAGGCGCATGCTGTTTGCTTTTCCGCCGGCATGGCGGCGCAGGGGTTGCGTCCCGTCACGGCGATTTATTCAACCTTTCTTCAAAGAGCTTTCGACCAGGTGATTCACGATGTCGCCCTGCAGAAGCTGCCGGTCGTCTTTGCCTTGGATCGGGCGGGTATCGTGGGGGAAGACGGACCGACGCATCATGGCGCCTTTGATCTCTCTTATCTCGGCTGCGTGCCCAACATGATCCTCTGCGCCCCTCGCAACGGCCGGGAACTCTGCAATCTTCTTTATACCGGACTGATGCAGAAGGAAAATCCCTTCGCCGTTCGATATCCCCGCGTGTCGATCCCCGAACAGGGCCCCCTCGATGATTCCTTCGAGGAGATCCCTTTGGGCAGCTGGGAAGTGATGCGAGAGGGGAAGGACCTGTGCATCCTGGCCGTGGGGACGATGGCCGGTGTGGCGGAAGAAGCCGTCCCGATCCTCGATCGCGCCGGCCTCACACCGACCCTCGTCAATGCCCGGTTTATCAATCCTATGGATGAAAAATTCTTGAACCGGATGCTGGACAAGCATCGTACGATTGTCACGATGGAAGAGAATGTTCTCAACGGGGGATTCGGCGCGAAGGTTGCCCGTTGGCTGAATGATATGCCCGAGACCCCCGCGCACCGCCGAATTCACATCGGTCTTCCGGATGAGTTTGTGACCCACGGCTCCCGGAGTTTCCTTTTGAAGACGCTGGGACTCGATGCCGAGGGCGTCGCCGGTCGAATTCTCGCCGGGATTCAAACCGACGTCACCCTGCAGCAGAGATAG
- the elbB gene encoding isoprenoid biosynthesis glyoxalase ElbB, whose protein sequence is MLKVGVILSGCGVFDGTEIHEAVAALIALDRKGAEIIYMAPNGPAMHVINHLSNETTGESRNILVESARIARGNIRDLAEVKAADIDALVIPGGFGAAKNLCNFAVKGADCVAHPQVARLIREVHRAGKPIGAMCIAPALVARVLGRDVAHLELTIGNDPGTAKALEAMGAYHINKSVKEVHVDVKNRVVTTPAYMLGSRVSEIAAGADKLVEELLRLVS, encoded by the coding sequence ATGCTAAAGGTCGGCGTGATTTTGTCTGGATGCGGGGTTTTTGATGGAACGGAGATCCACGAGGCCGTGGCGGCTTTGATCGCCTTGGACCGGAAGGGTGCCGAGATCATCTACATGGCGCCCAACGGCCCGGCGATGCATGTCATCAATCATCTGTCGAACGAGACCACCGGCGAGAGCCGGAATATTCTTGTCGAGTCAGCCCGGATCGCCCGGGGCAATATTAGAGATCTCGCTGAAGTGAAGGCCGCCGATATCGACGCCCTGGTCATCCCGGGGGGGTTCGGCGCGGCGAAGAATCTCTGCAATTTCGCTGTTAAGGGGGCCGACTGCGTAGCCCATCCCCAGGTCGCCCGGTTGATTCGCGAGGTGCACCGGGCCGGCAAGCCGATCGGAGCGATGTGTATCGCTCCCGCCCTGGTCGCCCGTGTGCTCGGCCGGGATGTCGCGCATCTCGAGCTCACAATCGGCAACGACCCGGGAACAGCAAAGGCTCTGGAAGCGATGGGGGCGTATCACATCAATAAATCGGTGAAGGAAGTCCACGTCGATGTAAAAAACCGCGTCGTCACCACCCCGGCCTATATGTTAGGTTCCAGGGTCAGCGAGATCGCGGCCGGCGCCGATAAGTTGGTGGAGGAACTTCTGCGCCTCGTGTCATAG
- the polX gene encoding DNA polymerase/3'-5' exonuclease PolX: MAIDGTTAAELLQRVALYCELLGENPFKIRAYANASRIVKEMAPEDLATLIRGEGPKIPGIGKGMLADIQELFATDKLELLETLQTQVPEGLLEILRIPGLGPRKVRTLWKELGITHPGELEYACQENHLVTLSGFGPKSQHKILEGLLWRKWIAGWFLRSKMEDAGTLITATLLNDSDALQVEVAGEIRRSMEIVRGITMVASMENPQKSLPPLAAKFPDATLDKNIIRLQLKDSIPAEIHAVTPDLFPLALWRLTGSKEHCRNVTAHAADRGWDIGETALRRNGEVIKPASEEELYNILDLPWIPPALREADEHGPSVLPQEIPRLLRIDDLEGLLHVHTKWSDGAETLETMVGAAAEMGCSYIGITDHSQSAFYANGLTPDRLMRQAEEIEKLRKRYPKIEIWHGTESDILSDGSLDFPDEVLKSLDFVIGSIHSQLHMDSEVMTRRLINAVNNPYMDILGHPTGRLLLARETSTPDMEAILKAAAETGTIIEFNANPYRQDLDWRWIPKARQLGVLISVNPDAHNVSGLTHIDYGINTSIKGRLGPEGTFNALKPEEARKRLKRYRMKVAH, encoded by the coding sequence ATGGCCATAGATGGAACAACAGCGGCGGAACTGCTGCAAAGAGTGGCGCTTTATTGCGAACTGCTCGGTGAAAATCCGTTCAAAATACGCGCCTACGCCAATGCGTCTCGTATTGTTAAAGAGATGGCGCCCGAGGATCTCGCGACCCTGATCCGCGGGGAAGGACCGAAAATCCCCGGGATCGGAAAAGGGATGCTGGCCGACATTCAGGAGCTGTTCGCCACGGATAAATTGGAGTTATTGGAAACACTGCAAACGCAGGTTCCGGAGGGGCTTCTTGAAATCCTTCGGATCCCCGGGTTGGGTCCCCGCAAAGTGCGGACACTCTGGAAGGAACTCGGGATCACCCACCCGGGCGAACTCGAATATGCCTGCCAGGAGAACCATCTCGTCACCCTCTCCGGTTTCGGTCCGAAATCCCAACACAAGATTCTTGAGGGCCTGCTCTGGAGAAAATGGATTGCCGGATGGTTTCTCCGTTCTAAAATGGAAGACGCCGGCACCTTGATCACGGCGACCCTTCTCAACGATTCCGACGCGCTTCAGGTAGAGGTCGCGGGCGAGATCCGCCGGTCCATGGAGATTGTCCGGGGGATCACCATGGTGGCGTCTATGGAGAATCCCCAAAAATCCCTGCCCCCTCTCGCCGCCAAATTTCCCGATGCGACACTCGATAAAAACATCATCCGGCTTCAGCTCAAAGACTCGATTCCCGCCGAGATCCACGCCGTCACACCGGACCTCTTTCCGCTCGCTCTTTGGCGTCTCACCGGCTCCAAAGAACACTGCCGGAATGTCACGGCCCATGCGGCGGACCGCGGTTGGGACATCGGTGAGACGGCCCTTCGCCGGAACGGTGAGGTCATCAAACCGGCATCGGAGGAAGAGTTATACAATATTCTCGATCTCCCATGGATCCCTCCGGCATTAAGGGAGGCCGATGAGCATGGGCCGTCGGTTCTGCCGCAAGAGATCCCGCGTCTCTTGAGAATCGACGATCTTGAAGGGCTCCTCCATGTCCACACGAAGTGGAGCGACGGCGCCGAGACTTTGGAAACGATGGTCGGGGCCGCCGCAGAGATGGGATGCAGTTATATCGGCATTACCGACCACTCTCAAAGCGCCTTTTACGCCAATGGCCTGACACCGGACCGCCTGATGCGGCAGGCTGAAGAGATAGAGAAGCTTCGGAAACGCTACCCCAAGATCGAGATCTGGCACGGCACCGAATCGGATATCCTCTCCGACGGCTCGCTCGATTTCCCCGACGAAGTGTTAAAGTCGCTGGATTTCGTCATCGGGTCGATCCACAGCCAGTTGCATATGGATTCCGAAGTCATGACGCGCCGGCTCATCAACGCGGTCAACAATCCCTATATGGACATTTTAGGCCATCCCACCGGGCGGCTTCTGCTGGCCCGGGAAACCAGCACGCCGGATATGGAGGCGATCCTAAAAGCCGCGGCGGAGACCGGAACGATCATCGAATTCAACGCCAATCCGTACCGGCAGGATCTCGATTGGCGCTGGATCCCGAAGGCCAGGCAGCTGGGCGTTTTGATCTCGGTGAATCCCGACGCCCACAATGTCTCGGGGCTGACTCACATCGACTACGGTATCAACACGTCCATCAAGGGGCGGCTCGGACCCGAGGGGACCTTTAACGCATTGAAACCGGAAGAAGCCCGGAAGCGGCTCAAACGGTACCGGATGAAGGTCGCCCACTGA
- the nth gene encoding endonuclease III, giving the protein MTPKGSAWVPTPPSPAEKKRALRLHRVLAKAYPDTRCFLNFTNPWELLVATILSAQCTDARVNMVTPNLFKELPSVEKAAKVNPARLEKLIHSTGFYKNKSKSIKGAAQQLIERFDGKMPETLEELVTLPGVGRKTANVILGNAFGIPGITVDTHVRRVSQRLDFTKETDPDRIEQDLMLRIPQKEWTDFSHRTILHGRTVCDSRKPKCEDCPLLRDCPYPQSHP; this is encoded by the coding sequence ATGACACCGAAAGGCAGCGCTTGGGTCCCCACGCCACCCTCGCCCGCAGAAAAGAAGCGGGCGCTCCGGCTTCATCGCGTCTTGGCCAAAGCCTATCCCGACACCCGCTGTTTCCTCAATTTCACGAATCCCTGGGAACTCCTCGTCGCCACGATTCTGTCGGCGCAATGCACCGACGCGCGGGTCAACATGGTGACGCCGAACCTCTTCAAAGAACTGCCGTCCGTTGAGAAGGCGGCAAAAGTAAACCCGGCCAGGCTCGAAAAGTTGATTCACTCCACGGGCTTTTACAAAAACAAATCAAAGAGCATCAAGGGGGCGGCGCAGCAGCTGATCGAACGTTTTGACGGCAAAATGCCCGAGACGCTTGAAGAGCTGGTGACCCTTCCCGGTGTGGGAAGAAAAACAGCGAATGTGATTCTTGGAAACGCCTTCGGGATCCCCGGTATCACCGTTGATACGCATGTAAGAAGGGTGTCGCAAAGACTTGATTTCACAAAAGAAACCGACCCCGACCGGATTGAGCAGGATCTTATGCTGCGGATTCCTCAAAAAGAATGGACGGATTTCAGCCACCGGACGATTCTGCATGGACGCACGGTCTGTGATTCGAGAAAGCCGAAATGTGAGGATTGTCCGCTGCTAAGAGATTGCCCGTATCCTCAATCACATCCCTAA
- a CDS encoding OprO/OprP family phosphate-selective porin, which yields MRKLKLFIRLQAPRVPLFRHQSARRRSAGAASVLILCLLTPALCFAAGDADTVLVLPGRAEQLELGGYLQVRYQEGGTFGSFSVRRARLQLEGRIQSELRFELDVDLSDLGLSDTAQSARALKDVILEARPHPKFRIRAGQFKKAFLLEEETSSRSLPVIERGLLSDHLRKLGYAGRDVGAEARYTMKKSKWRAQMSLSLMNGEGANQGRISDGMSDLVLNLVLNRKGIGSLIGAIQWKSRPDVPRIDEKKAVAAMLGLAVEWHSLSFEGEWLTWAVDPRLSVSEFDDRGHGLRGMALLSSPRRFLGLHKMEIGLRAEYLEPNESRARGRGDGLARWTGTMTFYLHKNSRIRIGPQIDWVQDPAYDTTTSWMAEWQLSY from the coding sequence ATGAGAAAATTGAAACTATTTATCCGGCTTCAAGCGCCTCGAGTTCCATTGTTCCGCCATCAATCCGCACGACGCCGCTCTGCAGGGGCTGCCTCCGTATTGATACTCTGTCTGCTCACCCCCGCGCTGTGCTTTGCCGCCGGCGACGCCGACACGGTGCTGGTGCTGCCCGGCCGGGCCGAGCAGCTGGAGCTGGGAGGTTATTTACAGGTCCGGTATCAGGAGGGTGGGACGTTCGGGAGCTTCAGCGTCCGCCGGGCACGGCTTCAGCTTGAGGGCCGCATCCAAAGCGAACTTCGATTCGAGCTGGATGTCGATCTGAGTGATTTGGGTCTTTCCGACACCGCGCAGAGCGCACGGGCGCTTAAAGATGTCATTCTCGAGGCGCGGCCCCATCCGAAATTCCGAATCCGGGCCGGGCAATTCAAGAAGGCCTTCCTTCTGGAGGAAGAGACCTCATCGAGATCCCTGCCGGTGATCGAGCGCGGCCTCCTATCCGACCATCTCAGGAAACTTGGGTATGCGGGCCGTGATGTCGGGGCCGAAGCGCGTTATACAATGAAGAAATCGAAATGGCGGGCTCAGATGAGCCTTTCCCTCATGAATGGAGAGGGGGCGAATCAGGGCCGGATCAGCGATGGAATGAGCGATCTTGTTCTCAACCTGGTTCTGAATCGGAAAGGGATCGGAAGTCTGATCGGCGCCATCCAATGGAAATCGCGCCCCGATGTCCCACGGATCGATGAGAAAAAGGCTGTGGCCGCCATGCTGGGGCTTGCCGTTGAATGGCACTCGCTTAGCTTCGAAGGCGAGTGGCTCACCTGGGCTGTGGATCCCCGGCTTTCCGTTTCGGAGTTCGATGACCGGGGCCATGGCTTGAGGGGAATGGCCTTATTGAGTTCGCCGCGGCGTTTTCTTGGGTTACACAAAATGGAAATCGGCCTGCGCGCCGAATACCTCGAGCCGAATGAAAGCCGCGCGCGGGGCCGCGGAGATGGGCTGGCCCGATGGACAGGGACAATGACCTTTTATCTGCACAAAAACAGCCGGATCCGGATCGGCCCGCAGATCGATTGGGTCCAAGATCCCGCCTACGACACAACGACTTCATGGATGGCCGAGTGGCAGCTCTCTTACTAG